In a single window of the Drosophila miranda strain MSH22 chromosome XL, D.miranda_PacBio2.1, whole genome shotgun sequence genome:
- the LOC117191261 gene encoding uncharacterized protein LOC117191261, with protein sequence MNPTELLDSSIESDEDKIRKSYDHEDLKTFLAKSTIKDYFQRALQISDCYQLLSYLQATLSRYVWADFDLEEKLDLYILAIMMMTYEQDNFIVINKRFTLLDTVFNLVSILYPDQIEFIANGLYKNFVQGVGDKRLENFLNMQAAFPRLMLSSGSGSDVALALLLTILSRYTKVPARLQMTGNARNAFEMAKLVSWQQLANSGQYHDMFILMRSFFLVINMWINRHEFLESDLGEKMRTYFLTVCKVLCKKTDIESDFAMTLERFIALCVVRAARIHEP encoded by the coding sequence ATGAATCCGACGGAATTACTTGATTCTTCCATTGAATCAGACGAGGATAAGATTCGAAAGAGCTACGATCATGAGGACTTGAAAACATTCCTGGCCAAATCGACTATAAAGGATTACTTTCAACGTGCACTGCAAATATCAGATTGCTATCAGCTGCTTAGCTATTTGCAGGCGACTTTGTCCAGATATGTTTGGGCAGATTTTGATCTGGAAGAGAAGCTTGATTTATATATTCTGGCCATAATGATGATGACATACGAACAGGATAATTTTATAGTCATTAATAAACGCTTCACGCTGTTAGATACTGTCTTCAATTTAGTATCTATTCTTTATCCAGACCAGATTGAATTTATTGCCAATGGCTTGTATAAGAACTTTGTGCAAGGCGTGGGAGACAAGCGTTTGGAAAATTTCTTGAATATGCAGGCGGCCTTTCCCCGTTTAATGCTCTCATCTGGATCTGGCAGTGACGTTGCCCTGGCCCTGCTTCTGACCATCTTGAGCAGATACACCAAAGTCCCAGCAAGACTGCAAATGACTGGAAATGCGCGTAATGCATTCGAAATGGCAAAGTTGGTCAGCTGGCAGCAGCTGGCGAACTCTGGTCAATACCATGACATGTTCATTCTGATGCGCTCGTTTTTCCTCGTCATAAATATGTGGATTAATCGTCACGAGTTTCTCGAAAGTGATCTTGGAGAGAAAATGCGCACATACTTCCTAACCGTGTGCAAGGTATTGTGTAAAAAAACCGACATCGAATCAGACTTTGCCATGACGCTGGAGCGATTCATTGCCCTTTGCGTTGTACGTGCAGCAAGGATACATGAACCCTAA
- the LOC117191270 gene encoding uncharacterized protein LOC117191270 translates to MNPTELLDSSIESDEDKIRKSYDHEDLKTFLAKSTIKDYFQHQIDFIANGLYKNFVQGVGAKRLENFLNMQAAFPRLMLSSGSGSDIALALLLTILSRYTKVPARLQITGNARNAFEMAKLVSWQQLANSDQYHDMFILMRSFFLVINMWINRHEFLESDLGEKMRTYFLTVCKVLCKKTDIESDFAMTLERFIALCVNLESLSQRPQCSGGALNNDAEFTSLGGGCRRRNRRNPSR, encoded by the exons ATGAATCCGACGGAATTACTTGATTCTTCCATTGAATCAGACGAGGATAAGATTCGAAAGAGCTACGATCATGAGGACTTGAAAACATTCCTGGCCAAATCGACTATAAAGGATTACTTTCAAC ACCAGATTGATTTTATTGCCAATGGCTTGTATAAGAACTTTGTGCAAGGCGTGGGAGCCAAGCGTTTGGAAAATTTCTTGAATATGCAGGCGGCCTTTCCCCGTTTAATGCTCTCATCTGGATCTGGCAGTGACATTGCCCTGGCCCTGCTTCTGACCATCTTGAGCAGATACACCAAAGTCCCAGCAAGACTGCAAATTACTGGAAATGCGCGTAATGCATTCGAAATGGCAAAGTTGGTCAGCTGGCAGCAGCTGGCGAACTCTGATCAATACCATGACATGTTCATTCTGATGCGCTCGTTTTTCCTCGTCATAAATATGTGGATTAATCGTCACGAGTTTCTCGAAAGTGATCTTGGAGAGAAAATGCGCACATACTTCCTAACCGTGTGCAAGGTATTGTGTAAAAAAACCGACATCGAATCAGACTTTGCCATGACGCTGGAGCGATTCATTGCTCTCTGCGTT AATCTGGAATCACTGTCCCAGAGACCACAGTGTTCCGGAGGGGCCCTTAATAACGATGCAGAATTCACCAGCCTGGGTGGCGGCTGCCGCCGTCGCAACCGCCGCAACCCTTCCAGGTAA
- the LOC117191278 gene encoding uncharacterized protein LOC117191278 has translation MNPTELLDSSIESDEDKIRKSYDHEDLKTFLAKSTIKDYFQRALQISDCYQLLSYLQATLSRYVWADFDLEEKLDLYILAIMMMTYEQDNFIVINKRFTLLDTVSNLVYILYPDQIEFIANGLYKNFVQGVGAKRLENFLNMQAAFPRLMLSSGSGSDIALALLLTILSRYTKVPARLQMTGNARNAFEMAKLVSWQQLANSDQYHDMFILMRSFFLVIIMWINRHEFLESDLGEKMRTYFLTVCKVLCKKTDIESDFAMTLERFIALCVVRAARIHEP, from the coding sequence ATGAATCCGACGGAATTACTTGATTCTTCCATTGAATCAGACGAGGATAAGATTCGAAAGAGCTACGATCATGAGGACTTGAAAACATTCCTGGCCAAATCGACTATAAAGGATTACTTTCAACGTGCACTGCAAATATCAGATTGCTATCAGCTGCTAAGCTATTTGCAGGCGACTTTGTCCAGATATGTTTGGGCAGATTTTGATCTGGAAGAGAAGCTTGATTTATATATTCTGGCCATAATGATGATGACATACGAACAGGATAATTTTATAGTCATTAATAAACGCTTCACGCTGTTAGATACTGTCTCCAATTTagtatatattctttatccAGACCAGATTGAATTTATTGCCAATGGCTTGTATAAGAACTTTGTGCAAGGCGTGGGAGCCAAGCGTTTGGAAAATTTCTTGAATATGCAGGCGGCCTTTCCCCGTTTAATGCTCTCATCTGGATCTGGCAGTGACATTGCCCTGGCCCTGCTTCTGACCATCTTGAGCAGATACACCAAAGTCCCAGCAAGACTGCAAATGACTGGAAATGCGCGTAATGCATTCGAAATGGCAAAGTTGGTCAGCTGGCAGCAGCTGGCGAACTCTGATCAATACCATGACATGTTCATTCTGATGCGCTCGTTTTTCCTCGTCATAATTATGTGGATTAATCGTCACGAGTTTCTCGAAAGTGATCTTGGAGAGAAAATGCGCACATACTTCCTAACCGTGTGCAAGGTATTGTGTAAAAAAACCGACATCGAATCAGACTTTGCCATGACGCTGGAGCGATTCATTGCCCTCTGCGTTGTACGTGCAGCAAGGATACATGAACCCTAA
- the LOC117191289 gene encoding uncharacterized protein LOC117191289 — translation MNPTELLDSSIESDEDKIRKSYDHEDLKTFLAKSTIKDYFQRALQISDCYQLLSYLQATLSRYVWADFDLEEKLDLYILAIMMMTYEQDNFIVINKRFTLLDTVSNLVSILYPDQIEFIANGLYKNFVQGVGAKRLENFLNMQAAFPRLMLSSGSGSDIALALLLTILSRYTKVSARLQMTGNARNAFEMAKLVSWQQLANSDQYHDMFILMRSFFLVINMWINRHEFLESDLGEKMRTYFLTVCKVLCKKTDIESDFAMTLERFIALCVVRAARIHEP, via the coding sequence ATGAATCCGACGGAATTACTTGATTCTTCCATTGAATCAGACGAGGATAAGATTCGAAAGAGCTACGATCATGAGGACTTGAAAACATTCCTGGCCAAATCGACTATAAAGGATTACTTTCAACGTGCACTGCAAATATCAGATTGCTATCAGCTGCTAAGCTATTTGCAGGCGACTTTGTCCAGATATGTTTGGGCAGATTTTGATCTGGAAGAGAAGCTTGATTTATATATTCTGGCCATAATGATGATGACATACGAACAGGATAATTTTATAGTCATTAATAAACGCTTCACGCTGTTAGATACTGTCTCCAATTTAGTATCTATTCTTTATCCAGACCAGATTGAATTTATTGCCAATGGCTTGTATAAGAACTTTGTGCAAGGCGTGGGAGCCAAGCGTTTGGAAAATTTCTTGAATATGCAGGCGGCCTTTCCCCGTTTAATGCTCTCATCTGGATCTGGCAGTGACATTGCCCTGGCCCTGCTTCTGACCATCTTGAGCAGATACACCAAAGTCTCAGCAAGACTGCAAATGACTGGAAATGCGCGTAATGCATTCGAAATGGCAAAGTTGGTCAGCTGGCAGCAGCTGGCGAACTCTGATCAATACCATGACATGTTCATTCTGATGCGCTCGTTTTTCCTCGTCATAAATATGTGGATTAATCGTCACGAGTTTCTCGAAAGTGATCTTGGAGAGAAAATGCGCACATACTTCCTAACCGTGTGCAAGGTATTGTGTAAAAAAACCGACATCGAATCAGACTTTGCCATGACGCTGGAGCGATTCATTGCCCTCTGCGTTGTACGTGCAGCAAGGATACATGAACCCTAA
- the LOC117191298 gene encoding uncharacterized protein LOC117191298 — MNPTELLDSSIESDEDKIRKSYDHEDLKTFLAKSTIKDYFQRALQISDCYQLLSYLQATLSRYVWADFDLEEKLDLYILAIMMMTYEQDNFIVINKRFTLLDTVSNLVSILYPDQIEFIANGLYKNFVQGVGAKRLENFLNMQAAFPRLMLSSGSGSDIALALLLTILSRYTKVPARLQMTGNARNAFEMAKLVSWQQLANSDQYHDMFILMRSFFLVINMWINRHEFLESDLGEKMRTYFLTVCKVLCKKTDIESDFAITLERFIALCVVRAARIHEP, encoded by the coding sequence ATGAATCCGACGGAATTACTTGATTCTTCCATTGAATCAGACGAGGATAAGATTCGAAAGAGCTACGATCATGAGGACTTGAAAACATTCCTGGCCAAATCGACTATAAAGGATTACTTTCAACGTGCACTGCAAATATCAGATTGCTATCAGCTGCTAAGCTATTTGCAGGCGACTTTGTCCAGATATGTTTGGGCAGACTTTGATCTGGAAGAGAAGCTTGATTTATATATTCTGGCCATAATGATGATGACATACGAACAGGATAATTTTATAGTCATTAATAAACGCTTCACGCTGTTAGATACTGTCTCCAATTTAGTATCTATTCTTTATCCAGACCAGATTGAATTTATTGCCAATGGCTTGTATAAGAACTTTGTGCAAGGCGTGGGAGCCAAGCGTTTGGAAAATTTCTTGAATATGCAGGCGGCCTTTCCCCGTTTAATGCTCTCATCTGGATCTGGCAGTGACATTGCCCTGGCCCTGCTTCTGACCATCTTGAGCAGATACACCAAAGTCCCAGCAAGACTGCAAATGACTGGAAATGCGCGTAATGCATTCGAAATGGCAAAGTTGGTCAGCTGGCAGCAGCTGGCGAACTCTGATCAATACCATGACATGTTCATTCTGATGCGCTCGTTTTTCCTCGTCATAAATATGTGGATTAATCGTCACGAGTTTCTCGAAAGTGATCTTGGAGAGAAAATGCGCACATACTTCCTAACAGTGTGCAAGGTATTGTGTAAAAAAACCGACATCGAATCAGACTTTGCCATCACGCTGGAGCGATTCATTGCCCTCTGCGTTGTACGTGCAGCAAGGATACATGAACCCTAA